One Acidobacteriota bacterium genomic window, ACAAGGAGGGGTTGGACATCGCCCAATGGCTCAACGGCCTCGGGGTGACCGTCTTCGTGCTCAAGTACCGGCTACCCGGTGAGGGCCACCGCGCCCCGGTCCACGTTCCCCTGCAAGACGCCCAGCGCGCCCTGCGCCTGTTGCGCCACCGGGCGGAGCTGCTGGGTATCGACCCCCAGCGCATCGGCATTCTCGGATTCTCCGCCGGCGGCCACCTCGCCGGCTCCCTCGCGGCCCACCATGACGCCACCGTCTACCCGCCGGCTCATGGGGAGAGCATCGAGAGCGCCCGACCGGATTTCGTGATCCTCATCTACCCCGTGGTGGCGGAAGACTTTCTCAGTCCGCAGGTTCTGGAGACCTATCCCGGCCTCCGCCAGGTGGTGAGCCAATATCCCCTCGACGCCGGCGTGTCGAAGGATTGGCCCCCAACCTTTCTCCTCCAGACCGCCGACGACCCGGCGGTGAAGGCCGCAGGAGCCCTCCGCCTCTACCAATCCCTCCAGACCGCCGGCGTGCCGTCGGAGCTCCACGTCTTCCAGACCGGCGGCCACGGCTTCGGGATCCGCAACGCCAAGGGTCCCGTAGCCCGCTGGTCGGAGCTGTGTGGGGAGTGGCTGCGGGGGTTGGGGGTGCTCGCCGCCGGGGAAGGCCCTTAGAGCTCCAGAACGATTTTGATCGTCTGCGGCTCCTCCGCCTCGACCTGGGCAAAGGCCCGGGTGATGTCCTCGAGGGGACGAACTTCGGTGATCAGCAGCTCCGGATGCAGCAGGCCGCGGCTCATCATTTGGAGGGCGCGGGGGAACTCGCCGCGGGTGACTCGGGAGGCGATGATGCTGGCCTCTTTGAGCACCAGGGTCTTGAAGTGGACCGGTGAGAGTTGCTCGCCGAGCCCGGTGGTGACCACCCGGCCGCCGCTGCGGATCATGCGGACGGCCTGGGCCAGGGGTGCCTCCTGGCCC contains:
- a CDS encoding alpha/beta hydrolase: MLRAAVGSFLALLASHGLAAAPAPPAAVPLVGEEILLWPGDAPGSEGLSLQERLTERSEDPALHDRIFTRILRPSLRVYRPAVANGAAVANGAAVVVAPGGAYQRVVMDKEGLDIAQWLNGLGVTVFVLKYRLPGEGHRAPVHVPLQDAQRALRLLRHRAELLGIDPQRIGILGFSAGGHLAGSLAAHHDATVYPPAHGESIESARPDFVILIYPVVAEDFLSPQVLETYPGLRQVVSQYPLDAGVSKDWPPTFLLQTADDPAVKAAGALRLYQSLQTAGVPSELHVFQTGGHGFGIRNAKGPVARWSELCGEWLRGLGVLAAGEGP